In Pseudomonas oryzicola, one DNA window encodes the following:
- a CDS encoding lactonase family protein, translating into MNRIWTSLLAASLMSLSLNAHAATLLVGSYTDGASQGIYRYRFDSKTGHIDPTPLQVVKSVSPSWLVLSADQRQLFAVNETPGGQVSSFSVSAKGEIKPLNQVASQGDEPTHASLSRDQRYLFVANYAVKPEPGSSLVVIPVARDGKLKPVVQHARHQASGINPERQASAHVHSLVLSADGRHLYASDLGADKVFIYRYDGASADHPLTPAIPASVELPPGSGPRHLLFDAKGRHAYLTLEMSAEVVMFDVQDGNLVERQRLPLTERQQAAAKAAGGLHLSADGRFLYVSNRGTSNEIVAFSVGMQDGQLKFLQRRPVEGDHPREFALDPSDNFLLVANQKSNQIVVIRRDPRSGELGETVQTLKQDAPSDLKFIE; encoded by the coding sequence ATGAACCGGATCTGGACGAGCCTGCTGGCCGCTAGCCTGATGAGCCTGAGCCTCAATGCCCATGCCGCCACCTTGCTGGTGGGCAGTTACACCGACGGTGCCAGCCAGGGCATCTACCGTTATCGCTTTGACAGCAAGACCGGCCACATCGACCCCACGCCGCTGCAAGTGGTGAAAAGCGTCAGCCCCTCGTGGCTGGTGCTCTCGGCCGACCAGCGCCAGCTGTTCGCGGTCAATGAAACCCCAGGCGGCCAGGTCAGCAGTTTCAGCGTCAGTGCCAAGGGCGAGATCAAGCCCCTCAACCAGGTGGCCAGCCAGGGTGACGAGCCGACCCATGCCAGCCTCAGCCGCGACCAGCGTTACCTGTTCGTCGCCAACTATGCGGTCAAGCCCGAGCCCGGCAGCAGCCTGGTGGTGATCCCGGTGGCCAGGGACGGCAAGCTCAAGCCGGTGGTGCAACATGCCCGGCACCAGGCCAGCGGGATCAACCCCGAGCGCCAGGCCAGTGCCCACGTGCATTCGCTGGTGCTGTCAGCGGACGGTCGGCACCTGTACGCCAGCGACCTGGGCGCCGACAAGGTGTTCATCTACCGCTACGACGGCGCCAGCGCCGACCACCCGTTGACGCCGGCGATCCCGGCGTCGGTGGAGCTGCCACCGGGTAGCGGGCCGCGCCACCTGTTGTTCGATGCCAAGGGCCGGCATGCCTACCTGACCTTGGAGATGAGTGCCGAGGTGGTCATGTTCGACGTGCAGGACGGCAACCTGGTCGAACGCCAGCGCCTGCCCCTGACCGAGCGCCAGCAGGCGGCGGCGAAAGCGGCGGGTGGCTTGCACCTGTCGGCGGACGGGCGCTTCCTGTACGTGAGCAACCGTGGCACGAGCAACGAGATCGTCGCCTTCAGCGTGGGCATGCAGGACGGCCAACTGAAGTTTCTGCAGCGGCGCCCGGTGGAGGGTGATCATCCCCGGGAGTTCGCTCTCGACCCGAGTGACAACTTCCTGCTGGTGGCCAACCAGAAGAGCAACCAGATCGTGGTGATACGCCGTGACCCGCGCAGCGGCGAGCTGGGGGAGACGGTGCAGACGCTGAAGCAGGACGCCCCTTCGGACCTGAAGTTCATCGAGTGA
- a CDS encoding DUF5629 family protein, which yields MSPLATALQSCDMLLIDGLHAFDFTADASGLSVECMDGRQLRRWVFTAEQVAAAVAIGDEWQLDDASGAHRLVCMSAFRAPDDNDNEPDLDEPAGR from the coding sequence ATGTCCCCCCTCGCCACCGCCCTGCAGTCCTGCGACATGCTCCTGATCGACGGCCTGCACGCTTTCGATTTCACCGCCGACGCCTCCGGCCTCAGCGTCGAATGCATGGACGGCCGCCAGCTGCGCCGCTGGGTGTTCACCGCCGAACAGGTCGCCGCAGCCGTCGCCATCGGTGACGAATGGCAACTCGACGATGCCAGCGGCGCGCATCGACTAGTCTGTATGAGTGCCTTTCGTGCCCCGGATGATAATGACAATGAACCGGATCTGGACGAGCCTGCTGGCCGCTAG
- a CDS encoding exonuclease SbcCD subunit D C-terminal domain-containing protein produces the protein MRLFHTSDWHLGQSLHGQERDFEHACFLEWLLGQLRLRQPDALLIAGDIFDTVNPPVKAQERLYDFIVQAHEQSPKLDIVMIAGNHDSGSRIELPAALMRRLRTHALGRVHWLDEGQLDAERLLIPLTNGRGKVAAWCLALPFLRPAEVTGPQLGDDYLQGITQVHQQLIAAAQKKRKKDQALIAISHAHMAGGAVSEDSERSLIIGNAEALPAKLFDKAISYVALGHLHKPQKVNREERIRYSGSPIPLSFAEINYPHQVLEVELDGSGLVSVEPRPVPRAVALQRVGPAPLGELLAQLGELPVIDLLEDPNRQPWLEVRVILDEPQPDLRQQIEGALHGKAVRLVRISAEYAGRNNAEDDDLAFVELAQMTPQDLFSRAWEQAYGNPVDEQALADFALLLQDVQQEEEQP, from the coding sequence ATGCGTCTGTTTCATACCTCCGACTGGCACCTGGGCCAAAGCCTGCACGGCCAGGAACGCGATTTCGAACACGCCTGCTTCCTCGAATGGCTGCTCGGCCAGCTGCGCCTGCGTCAGCCGGATGCGCTGCTGATCGCCGGGGATATCTTCGACACGGTCAACCCGCCGGTCAAAGCCCAGGAGCGCCTCTACGATTTCATCGTCCAGGCCCACGAGCAATCGCCCAAGCTGGACATCGTGATGATCGCCGGCAACCATGACTCCGGCTCGCGCATCGAGTTGCCCGCCGCACTCATGCGTCGCCTGCGTACCCATGCCCTGGGCCGCGTGCACTGGCTGGACGAAGGCCAGCTGGACGCCGAGCGCCTGCTGATCCCGCTGACCAATGGCCGCGGCAAGGTCGCTGCCTGGTGCCTGGCACTGCCCTTCCTGCGCCCGGCCGAGGTGACCGGCCCGCAACTGGGCGATGACTACCTGCAAGGCATCACCCAGGTGCACCAGCAACTGATCGCCGCTGCGCAGAAGAAGCGCAAGAAAGACCAGGCGCTGATCGCCATCAGCCACGCGCATATGGCCGGTGGCGCAGTGTCGGAGGACTCCGAACGCAGCCTGATCATCGGCAACGCCGAAGCGCTGCCGGCCAAGCTGTTCGACAAAGCCATCAGCTATGTCGCCCTGGGCCACCTGCACAAGCCGCAGAAGGTCAACCGCGAAGAACGCATTCGCTACAGCGGCTCGCCGATCCCGTTGTCGTTCGCCGAGATCAACTACCCGCACCAGGTGCTGGAAGTGGAACTGGATGGCAGCGGCCTGGTCAGCGTCGAGCCGCGCCCGGTACCACGCGCAGTGGCCCTGCAACGGGTTGGCCCGGCACCGCTGGGCGAACTGCTGGCGCAACTGGGCGAGCTGCCAGTGATCGACCTGCTCGAAGACCCCAACCGCCAGCCCTGGCTGGAAGTGCGGGTGATCCTCGACGAACCGCAACCCGACCTGCGCCAGCAGATCGAAGGTGCCCTGCACGGCAAGGCCGTGCGCCTGGTCCGCATCAGTGCCGAATATGCCGGCCGCAACAACGCCGAAGACGATGACCTGGCCTTCGTCGAACTGGCCCAGATGACCCCGCAGGACCTGTTCAGCCGCGCCTGGGAGCAGGCCTACGGCAACCCGGTCGACGAGCAGGCGCTGGCCGACTTTGCCCTGCTGTTGCAGGACGTGCAGCAGGAAGAGGAACAGCCATGA
- a CDS encoding AAA family ATPase yields the protein MKILAIRLKNLASLAGPIDIDFTAEPLASAGLFAITGPTGAGKSTLLDALCLALFGSVPRLNDIGREAKVPDADGDIPTSDPRNLLRRGTGSGFAEVDFVGIDGRRYRARWEANRARDKANGKLQLSRQSFYDLDSEQVLASGKNEYKQLVEARLGLNFEQFTRAVMLAQSEFGAFLKADDKERSELLEKLTNTAIYTRLGQRAFSKAREAGEAHNALKERASHLLPMAAEARTELDQRLELAQQQFKADQAAERQLEQQRNWLNEQRQLQAQHAEAGSALQAAEQAWQQLADQRLDLVRLERLAPQRHQFHRQQTLTAQLAPVAAKIAEQQQQQAELQARTSELEQALDAARQALAISQAQHSENAPRLRQAFVAQDNLARLDQELAAQRSASQQAEQQVVEGQQHLQQLEDNQQRSLQQLAQIDTALADSQHLAGLANAWHAYLPQLKQVMLIGGRLAKGREELPGLQAQVSQANAHLQAERDAFELLFREAKAEPQALAEQIDLLGGMLQDNRKQQRAVEELSRLHGRELELRQQLEAVRLRQQQAMQQRQQLITEGTAAKAELEAAEQALNLTRQLLERQRLARNTSVEELRGQLRDGEPCPVCGSAEHPFHQPEALLQSLGRHDQAEEQAAQKQVETLNSKLVELRTQLGVVNAQLKDYQQQQQQLGEQLQPLVTQVQAHSLWPALAPQDDKARSAWLDSQLRRLEEEIGQDEKRQSALLALQKDAARLNQQLQAAQQAQQQAQRQLEQQHQALASDEQQLQQGLEDLAGVLPEEALKALNDDPANAFLALDQQIAQRLQQLEQRKDEQEEQQARQAQLDKLRDQQQARVQTQQQLQQKLAALDEQRQHAQASLGDLLGGHASAEAWQQHMDAALEQARALDADTAQRLQDLRTQGVQLASELKANTQQQQALDAECQQLQGQIVQWRGEHPELDDAGLDRLLGMEDAQVNELRQRLQGAEKAIEQGRVLLQEREQRLQQHAAQMTVDTSADALEQALAELRERMASHEQQCAELRAQQADDQRRQQAHQALAAEIEQAHQQWQRWARLNALIGSASGDVFRKIAQGYNLDLLLHHANAQLRQLARRYRLKRGGSALGLLVLDTEMGDELRSVHSLSGGETFLVSLALALGLASMASSTLRIESLFIDEGFGSLDPESLQLAMDALDGLQAQGRKVAVISHVQEMHERIPVQIQVRRQGNGLSDVEVCG from the coding sequence ATGAAGATTCTCGCCATCCGCCTGAAGAATCTGGCATCGCTGGCCGGCCCGATCGACATCGACTTCACCGCCGAGCCGCTGGCCAGCGCCGGCCTGTTCGCCATCACCGGTCCTACCGGCGCCGGCAAGAGTACCCTGCTCGACGCCCTGTGCCTGGCGCTGTTCGGCAGCGTACCGCGGCTGAACGACATCGGCCGCGAGGCCAAGGTACCAGACGCCGACGGCGACATTCCCACCTCCGACCCGCGCAACCTGCTGCGCCGGGGTACCGGTAGCGGCTTTGCCGAAGTCGACTTCGTCGGTATCGACGGCCGCCGCTACCGTGCCCGCTGGGAGGCCAACCGCGCCCGCGACAAGGCCAACGGCAAGCTGCAGCTCAGCCGCCAGAGCTTCTACGACCTGGACAGCGAGCAGGTGCTGGCCAGCGGCAAGAACGAATACAAACAACTGGTCGAAGCCCGCCTGGGCCTGAACTTCGAGCAGTTCACCCGCGCGGTGATGTTGGCCCAGAGCGAGTTCGGCGCCTTCCTCAAGGCCGACGACAAAGAACGCAGCGAGCTGCTGGAAAAACTCACCAACACCGCCATCTACACCCGCCTGGGCCAGCGCGCCTTCAGCAAGGCACGCGAAGCCGGCGAAGCCCACAACGCCCTGAAGGAGCGTGCCAGCCACCTGCTGCCGATGGCCGCCGAAGCCCGCACCGAACTCGACCAGCGGCTGGAGCTGGCACAGCAGCAGTTCAAGGCCGACCAGGCCGCCGAGCGCCAGCTGGAACAGCAACGCAACTGGCTGAATGAACAACGCCAGTTGCAGGCCCAGCATGCCGAAGCCGGCAGCGCACTGCAGGCCGCCGAACAGGCCTGGCAACAACTGGCTGACCAGCGCCTGGACCTTGTGCGCCTGGAGCGCCTGGCCCCGCAGCGTCACCAGTTCCACCGCCAGCAGACACTGACCGCGCAACTGGCACCGGTGGCAGCGAAGATCGCCGAGCAACAGCAGCAGCAAGCCGAGCTGCAAGCGCGCACCAGCGAACTCGAACAGGCGCTGGACGCCGCGCGCCAGGCGCTTGCCATCAGCCAGGCCCAACACAGCGAGAACGCCCCTCGCCTGCGCCAGGCCTTTGTCGCCCAGGACAACCTGGCCCGCCTGGACCAGGAGCTGGCAGCACAGCGCAGCGCCAGCCAGCAGGCTGAGCAGCAGGTCGTCGAAGGCCAGCAACACCTGCAGCAGCTGGAAGACAACCAGCAGCGCAGCTTGCAGCAACTGGCGCAGATCGATACCGCGCTCGCCGACAGCCAGCACCTGGCAGGCCTGGCCAACGCCTGGCATGCCTATCTGCCACAACTGAAACAGGTGATGCTGATCGGCGGCCGCCTGGCCAAGGGCCGTGAAGAGCTGCCCGGCCTGCAGGCCCAGGTCAGCCAGGCCAATGCGCACTTGCAGGCCGAGCGCGATGCCTTCGAGCTGCTGTTTCGCGAAGCCAAGGCCGAACCCCAGGCCCTGGCAGAACAGATCGACCTGCTGGGTGGCATGCTGCAGGACAACCGCAAGCAGCAGCGCGCCGTGGAAGAACTGTCACGCCTGCATGGCCGTGAACTGGAACTGCGCCAGCAGCTGGAGGCCGTGCGCCTGCGTCAGCAGCAGGCCATGCAGCAGCGCCAGCAGCTGATTACCGAAGGCACCGCCGCCAAGGCCGAGCTGGAGGCCGCCGAGCAAGCGCTCAACCTCACCCGCCAGTTGCTGGAACGCCAGCGCCTGGCACGTAACACCAGCGTCGAAGAGTTGCGCGGCCAGTTGCGCGACGGCGAACCCTGCCCGGTGTGCGGCAGCGCCGAGCACCCGTTCCACCAGCCTGAAGCGCTGCTGCAAAGCCTGGGGCGCCATGACCAGGCCGAGGAACAGGCCGCGCAGAAGCAGGTCGAAACCCTCAACAGCAAGCTGGTGGAGCTGCGCACCCAGTTGGGCGTGGTCAACGCCCAGCTCAAGGATTATCAGCAGCAACAGCAGCAACTGGGCGAACAGCTGCAACCGCTGGTGACCCAGGTGCAGGCGCACAGCCTGTGGCCGGCCCTGGCCCCGCAGGACGACAAGGCCCGCAGTGCCTGGCTCGACAGCCAGCTGCGGCGCCTGGAGGAAGAAATCGGCCAGGACGAGAAACGCCAGAGCGCCCTGCTCGCCCTGCAAAAAGATGCAGCACGTCTCAACCAGCAATTGCAGGCCGCCCAGCAGGCGCAACAGCAGGCCCAGCGCCAACTTGAGCAACAGCACCAGGCCCTGGCCAGCGACGAGCAGCAGTTGCAGCAAGGCCTTGAGGACCTTGCCGGCGTATTGCCCGAAGAGGCCCTCAAGGCCTTGAACGACGATCCGGCCAATGCTTTCCTCGCCCTGGACCAGCAGATCGCCCAACGCCTGCAACAACTGGAGCAGCGCAAGGACGAACAGGAAGAACAGCAAGCCCGCCAGGCCCAGCTGGACAAGCTGCGCGACCAACAACAGGCTCGCGTGCAGACCCAGCAGCAGCTGCAGCAGAAACTTGCCGCTCTCGACGAGCAGCGCCAGCACGCCCAGGCTTCGCTCGGCGACCTGCTGGGCGGACACGCCAGCGCCGAAGCCTGGCAACAGCACATGGATGCCGCGCTGGAGCAGGCCCGCGCCCTCGATGCCGACACTGCCCAGCGCCTGCAGGATTTGCGTACCCAAGGCGTGCAACTGGCCAGCGAACTCAAGGCCAACACCCAGCAGCAGCAGGCGCTGGACGCCGAGTGCCAGCAGTTGCAGGGCCAGATCGTCCAGTGGCGCGGTGAACACCCGGAACTGGACGACGCCGGCCTGGATCGCCTGCTGGGCATGGAGGACGCGCAGGTCAATGAGCTGCGCCAGCGCCTGCAAGGCGCCGAAAAGGCCATCGAACAGGGCCGCGTGCTGCTGCAGGAACGTGAACAACGCCTGCAGCAACATGCCGCGCAAATGACCGTGGACACCTCGGCCGATGCCTTGGAGCAGGCCCTGGCCGAACTGCGCGAACGCATGGCCAGCCACGAGCAGCAATGCGCCGAACTGCGCGCCCAGCAGGCCGACGACCAGCGGCGCCAACAGGCGCACCAGGCGCTGGCGGCGGAAATCGAGCAGGCCCACCAGCAATGGCAGCGCTGGGCCCGCCTGAATGCCCTGATCGGCTCGGCCTCGGGCGATGTGTTCCGCAAGATCGCCCAGGGCTACAACCTCGACCTGCTGCTGCACCACGCCAACGCCCAACTGCGCCAGCTGGCCCGCCGCTATCGCCTCAAGCGCGGCGGCAGCGCCCTCGGCCTGCTGGTACTCGACACCGAAATGGGCGACGAACTGCGTTCGGTGCACTCGCTGTCCGGCGGGGAAACCTTCCTGGTGTCGCTGGCCCTGGCCCTGGGCCTGGCCTCGATGGCCTCCAGCACGCTGCGCATCGAATCGCTGTTCATCGATGAGGGCTTCGGCAGCCTCGACCCCGAGTCGCTGCAACTGGCCATGGATGCCCTCGACGGCCTGCAAGCCCAGGGCCGCAAGGTGGCGGTGATTTCCCACGTGCAGGAAATGCACGAACGCATCCCAGTGCAGATCCAGGTGCGCCGCCAGGGCAACGGCCTGAGTGACGTGGAGGTGTGCGGGTGA
- a CDS encoding glutathione S-transferase, translating into MILYSFRRCPWAMRARLALRYAGCEVEIREVAMKNKPAELLALSPKGTVPVLDTGAEVLEESLDIMHWALAQNDPQDWRLQADPAAAQQAETLIARNDSTFKAQVNLYKYAERYPEHTREHYRQHAEAWLAELEGLLAGRPYLLATHPSIADAALLPLMRQFAGVEPQWFAEAAYPRVRSWLEGWLASELFRSVMAK; encoded by the coding sequence GTGATCCTCTACTCGTTCCGCCGCTGCCCCTGGGCCATGCGCGCGCGCCTGGCCCTGCGCTATGCGGGGTGCGAGGTGGAGATTCGCGAGGTGGCGATGAAGAACAAGCCGGCAGAGCTGCTGGCCTTGTCGCCCAAGGGCACGGTGCCAGTGCTGGATACCGGTGCCGAGGTGCTGGAAGAGAGCCTGGACATCATGCACTGGGCGCTGGCGCAAAACGACCCGCAGGACTGGCGGCTGCAGGCCGACCCTGCGGCGGCGCAGCAGGCTGAAACACTGATTGCGCGCAACGACAGCACGTTCAAGGCGCAGGTGAACCTGTACAAGTATGCCGAGCGCTACCCCGAGCATACCCGCGAGCATTACCGCCAGCACGCCGAAGCCTGGCTGGCGGAACTCGAAGGCCTGCTGGCAGGCAGGCCCTATTTGCTGGCCACGCACCCGAGCATTGCCGATGCCGCGTTGCTACCCCTGATGCGCCAGTTTGCCGGGGTCGAACCGCAGTGGTTCGCCGAGGCGGCTTATCCGCGGGTGCGGAGCTGGCTGGAGGGGTGGTTGGCTTCGGAGCTGTTCAGGTCAGTCATGGCCAAATGA
- a CDS encoding WD40/YVTN/BNR-like repeat-containing protein — protein MREQSRRFAWPLAASAVLALGLGVWADSVQAAAADEYSTESAKASQSLLIDATHAGKRLVVVGDRGHILFSDDQGRTWTQARVPTRQLLTAVFFLDDKRGWAVGHDAQVLTSNDGGATWSKQFEDLSREAPLLDVAFLDAQHGFAVGAYGALLETTDGGQHWQDVAERLDNPDQLHLNGIAQVREAGLFIVGEQGGMFRSADNGQTWAKVQGPYAGSLFGVIGTAQPHALLAYGLRGNLFRSTDFGDSWQPIELKAARGNLEFGLAGATLVEDGSLVLVGNGGSVLRSTDDGQTFSVYNRADRIALAGVSGLANGGLLLVGQGGVHLATAQGADQEVQP, from the coding sequence ATGAGGGAACAGAGCAGGCGCTTTGCCTGGCCATTGGCAGCCAGCGCGGTACTGGCGCTGGGGCTCGGCGTGTGGGCTGACAGCGTGCAAGCCGCTGCCGCCGACGAATATTCCACCGAATCGGCCAAGGCCAGCCAAAGCCTGCTGATCGACGCCACCCATGCCGGCAAGCGCCTTGTGGTAGTGGGCGATCGCGGTCATATCCTTTTCTCCGACGACCAGGGCAGAACCTGGACCCAGGCGCGGGTGCCCACCCGGCAACTGCTGACGGCGGTGTTCTTCCTCGACGACAAGCGCGGCTGGGCGGTCGGCCATGATGCGCAGGTGCTCACCAGCAACGATGGCGGCGCCACCTGGAGCAAGCAGTTCGAAGACCTTTCCCGCGAAGCCCCCCTGCTCGATGTGGCCTTCCTCGACGCCCAGCATGGCTTTGCCGTGGGCGCCTACGGCGCCTTGCTGGAAACCACCGATGGCGGCCAGCACTGGCAGGACGTGGCCGAGCGCCTGGACAACCCCGACCAGTTGCACCTGAACGGCATTGCCCAGGTACGCGAGGCCGGGCTGTTCATCGTCGGCGAGCAGGGCGGCATGTTCCGCTCGGCCGACAACGGCCAGACCTGGGCCAAGGTCCAGGGCCCCTACGCGGGCTCGCTGTTCGGCGTGATCGGCACGGCACAGCCCCATGCACTGCTGGCCTACGGCCTGCGCGGCAACCTGTTCCGTTCCACTGACTTCGGTGACAGCTGGCAGCCGATCGAACTCAAGGCCGCACGCGGCAACCTCGAGTTCGGCCTGGCAGGCGCTACGCTTGTCGAGGATGGCAGCCTGGTGCTGGTCGGCAATGGCGGCAGTGTGCTGCGCAGCACCGACGATGGCCAGACCTTCAGCGTCTACAACCGCGCCGACCGCATTGCCCTGGCCGGTGTCAGTGGCCTGGCCAATGGCGGCTTGCTGCTGGTAGGGCAGGGAGGTGTGCACCTGGCCACTGCCCAGGGTGCCGACCAGGAGGTGCAGCCATGA
- a CDS encoding efflux RND transporter permease subunit, with protein sequence MHPHHQDKATLLERLIFNNRPAVIALCLLVSIFLFWQATQIRPSTSFEKMIPLQHPFIEQMMEHRNDLANLGNTVRISVEAVNGDIFDKDYMETLRQVHDEVFYIPGVDRAGLKSLWSPSVRWSEVTEEGFSGGEVIPNTYNGSQDSLDTLRDNVLKSGQVGRLVANNFKSSIVDVPLLESYPDPQDPGRQVKLDYQQFSHQLEEKIRDKFQAQNPNVKVHIIGFAKKVGDLIDGLVMVALFFGIALAITWVLLYWFTWCIRSTIAVLITTLVAVVWQLGLMHAVGFGLDPYSMLVPFLIFAIGISHGVQKINGIALQSSDADNALTAARRTFRQLFLPGMIAILADAVGFITLLIIDIGVIRELAIGASIGVAVIVFTNLILLPVAISYVGISNKAVARSKQDATREHPFWRLLSNFASARVAPVSVALALVAFAGGLWYSQNLKIGDLDQGAPELRPDSRYNQDNNFIISNYSTSSDVLVIMVKTPAEHCSVHSTMAPIDELMWTMQNTPGVQSAISLVTVSKQVIKGMNEGSLKWETLSRNPDILNNSIARADGLYNGDCSLAPVLVFLNDHKAETLERVTAVAKAFADSHNKEGLQFLLAAGNAGIEAATNEVIKSAELTILIMVYICVAVMCLITFRSFAATLCIVLPLVLTSVLGNALMAYLGIGVKVATLPVVALGVGIGVDYGIYIYSRLESFLRAGLSLQEAYYQTLRSTGKAVLFTGLCLAIGVCTWIFSAIKFQADMGLMLTFMLLWNMFGALWLLPALARFLIKPEKMVGKEGGSIFAH encoded by the coding sequence ATGCACCCGCATCACCAGGACAAGGCCACGCTGCTGGAACGGCTGATCTTCAACAACCGCCCCGCGGTCATCGCCCTGTGCCTGCTGGTCAGCATTTTCCTGTTCTGGCAGGCCACGCAGATTCGCCCGTCCACCAGCTTCGAGAAGATGATCCCGCTGCAGCACCCGTTCATCGAGCAGATGATGGAGCACCGCAACGACCTGGCCAACCTCGGCAATACCGTGCGTATCTCGGTGGAAGCGGTGAATGGCGACATCTTCGACAAGGACTACATGGAGACCCTGCGCCAGGTCCATGACGAAGTGTTCTACATCCCCGGTGTCGACCGGGCCGGGCTGAAGTCGCTGTGGAGCCCCAGTGTGCGCTGGAGCGAGGTGACCGAAGAAGGGTTCTCCGGTGGCGAGGTCATACCCAACACCTACAACGGCTCCCAGGACAGCCTCGATACCCTGCGCGACAACGTGCTCAAGTCGGGCCAGGTAGGGCGCCTGGTGGCGAACAACTTCAAGTCCAGCATCGTCGACGTGCCGCTGCTGGAGAGCTACCCCGACCCGCAGGACCCGGGCAGGCAGGTGAAGCTGGACTACCAGCAGTTCTCGCACCAGCTGGAAGAGAAGATCCGCGACAAGTTCCAGGCACAGAACCCCAACGTCAAGGTGCATATCATCGGCTTCGCCAAGAAGGTCGGCGACCTGATCGATGGCCTGGTGATGGTGGCGCTGTTCTTCGGCATCGCCCTGGCCATCACCTGGGTGTTGTTGTACTGGTTCACCTGGTGCATCCGCAGCACCATCGCCGTGCTCATCACCACCCTGGTGGCGGTGGTCTGGCAGCTGGGCCTGATGCATGCGGTGGGCTTCGGCCTGGACCCCTACTCGATGCTGGTGCCGTTCCTGATCTTCGCCATCGGTATTTCCCACGGGGTGCAGAAAATCAACGGCATCGCCCTGCAGTCCAGCGACGCCGACAATGCCCTCACCGCGGCCCGCCGCACCTTCCGCCAGCTGTTCCTGCCGGGGATGATCGCCATCCTCGCCGATGCCGTGGGCTTCATCACCCTGCTGATCATCGACATCGGGGTGATTCGGGAACTGGCCATCGGCGCGTCCATCGGCGTGGCGGTGATCGTGTTCACCAACCTGATCCTGTTGCCGGTGGCCATCTCCTACGTCGGCATCAGCAACAAGGCTGTCGCGCGCAGCAAGCAGGATGCCACCCGCGAGCATCCGTTCTGGCGCCTGCTGTCGAACTTCGCCAGTGCCCGGGTGGCACCGGTGTCGGTGGCGCTGGCGCTGGTCGCCTTTGCCGGTGGCCTGTGGTACAGCCAGAACCTGAAGATCGGCGACCTCGACCAGGGCGCGCCGGAACTGCGCCCCGACTCGCGCTACAACCAGGACAACAACTTCATCATCAGCAACTACTCGACCAGCTCCGATGTGCTGGTGATCATGGTCAAGACCCCGGCGGAACACTGCTCGGTCCACTCGACCATGGCGCCGATCGACGAGCTGATGTGGACCATGCAGAACACCCCGGGGGTGCAATCGGCTATCTCCCTGGTGACCGTGTCCAAACAGGTGATCAAGGGCATGAACGAGGGCAGCCTGAAGTGGGAGACCTTGTCGCGTAACCCGGACATCCTCAACAACTCCATCGCCCGTGCCGATGGCCTGTACAACGGCGACTGTTCGTTGGCACCGGTGCTGGTGTTCCTCAACGACCACAAGGCCGAGACTCTGGAGCGGGTCACTGCCGTAGCCAAGGCCTTTGCCGACAGTCACAACAAGGAAGGCCTGCAGTTCCTGCTGGCGGCGGGCAACGCCGGCATCGAGGCGGCGACCAACGAAGTGATCAAGTCGGCCGAGCTGACCATCCTGATCATGGTGTACATCTGCGTGGCGGTGATGTGCCTGATCACCTTCCGCTCGTTCGCCGCCACCCTGTGCATCGTCCTGCCACTGGTGCTGACCTCGGTGCTGGGCAACGCGCTGATGGCCTACCTGGGCATCGGGGTCAAGGTGGCGACCCTGCCGGTGGTGGCGCTGGGCGTCGGCATCGGCGTGGACTACGGCATCTACATCTACAGCCGCCTGGAGAGTTTCCTGCGCGCGGGGCTGTCGTTGCAGGAAGCCTACTACCAGACCCTGCGCTCGACCGGCAAGGCGGTGCTGTTCACCGGGTTGTGCCTGGCGATTGGTGTGTGCACCTGGATCTTCTCGGCGATCAAGTTCCAGGCGGACATGGGCCTGATGCTGACCTTCATGTTGCTGTGGAACATGTTTGGTGCGCTGTGGCTGCTGCCGGCCTTGGCCAGGTTCCTGATCAAGCCGGAGAAGATGGTGGGCAAGGAAGGGGGCTCGATTTTCGCCCATTGA